A genomic stretch from Pirellulales bacterium includes:
- a CDS encoding Mrp/NBP35 family ATP-binding protein, with the protein MSVLDREAVMRVLGDFQDPESGRSVVTMEQVKEVRVADDRVQVTLGLTTFAAPLREETRQALADRLRAKLPGAPKVEVDLVEHPRPAQPIGSVGLTAKAVIAVGSGKGGVGKSTVAATLALTLKHAGCKVGLMDADVYGPSVPHLLGLEGQPHIVDQRLQPVVDQGMPVMSMGFLVPKGEAVVWRGPMLHGAITQFLRDTAWGDLDFLIIDMPPGTGDIALTLSQLLPLTGAVVVCTPQDVALLDAVKAIAMFRKVNIPVLGLVENMSYFECPDNGKRYDIFGTGGARAKAEELDVPFLGELPIQIPIRERGDAGSTAGNVTDAQSGPYFQRIAANLVRGLAQARVAAPPMPTLSVL; encoded by the coding sequence ATGAGCGTGTTGGATCGAGAAGCGGTGATGCGCGTCCTTGGCGACTTCCAAGATCCCGAGTCCGGCCGCAGCGTCGTGACCATGGAGCAGGTCAAGGAGGTCCGCGTCGCCGACGACCGCGTGCAGGTGACGCTTGGACTGACGACCTTCGCGGCGCCGCTGCGGGAGGAGACGCGGCAGGCGCTGGCAGACCGTTTGCGGGCGAAGCTCCCCGGTGCGCCGAAGGTCGAGGTCGACTTGGTCGAACATCCTCGGCCGGCCCAGCCGATCGGTTCGGTCGGGCTGACGGCCAAGGCGGTCATCGCAGTCGGCTCCGGCAAGGGGGGCGTCGGCAAGAGCACCGTTGCTGCGACGCTAGCCTTGACGCTCAAGCACGCCGGCTGCAAGGTAGGGCTCATGGACGCCGACGTTTACGGCCCCAGCGTGCCGCACCTCTTGGGGCTGGAAGGGCAGCCGCACATCGTCGATCAGCGGCTGCAGCCGGTCGTCGACCAGGGCATGCCCGTGATGAGCATGGGCTTTCTCGTCCCCAAGGGCGAGGCGGTCGTGTGGCGGGGGCCGATGCTGCACGGGGCGATCACGCAATTCTTGCGAGATACGGCCTGGGGCGATCTCGATTTTCTGATCATCGACATGCCCCCCGGCACGGGCGACATCGCGCTGACGTTGTCTCAACTCTTGCCGCTCACCGGGGCGGTGGTCGTCTGCACGCCGCAGGACGTCGCCCTGCTGGACGCAGTGAAAGCGATCGCCATGTTCCGCAAGGTGAACATCCCCGTCCTGGGGCTCGTCGAGAACATGAGCTACTTCGAGTGCCCAGACAACGGCAAGCGGTACGACATTTTCGGCACCGGCGGCGCCCGGGCCAAAGCCGAAGAGCTTGACGTGCCGTTCCTCGGCGAACTGCCGATTCAGATTCCGATCCGCGAACGGGGAGACGCGGGATCGACCGCGGGGAACGTCACCGATGCCCAGTCGGGCCCCTACTTCCAGCGGATCGCGGCGAACCTCGTCCGCGGTCTCGCCCAAGCGCGAGTCGCCGCTCCGCCGATGCCGACGTTGTCGGTGTTGTAG
- a CDS encoding YebC/PmpR family DNA-binding transcriptional regulator, which translates to MAGHSHWANIAHKKSLIDAKRGKLWSKLSRAIIVAAKTGGGDPDTNLRLRYAINDAKAVSLPKDNIERAIKKGTGELEGGNLESVLYEGHGPSGVAVMCEILTDNRNRTAPEIRKLFEINGGKLGSTGCAAWMFDRKGIVRVPADKTDEESLLELGMEAGADDVVREGDLFEIISSVDVFNAVGDAVEAAGLPIESREIAWLPKDTVTVAGDDVRKILKLMEALDDHDDVQSASANFDIPDEEMAALGG; encoded by the coding sequence ATGGCTGGTCATTCCCACTGGGCGAACATCGCCCACAAAAAATCGCTCATCGACGCCAAACGCGGCAAGCTGTGGAGCAAGCTGTCGCGGGCGATCATCGTCGCCGCCAAGACCGGCGGAGGGGACCCCGACACGAATCTCCGGCTGCGTTACGCGATCAACGACGCCAAAGCGGTCAGTCTTCCCAAGGACAACATCGAACGGGCGATCAAGAAGGGGACTGGGGAACTCGAAGGGGGCAACCTCGAGTCGGTCCTCTACGAAGGCCACGGACCAAGCGGCGTCGCGGTGATGTGCGAGATCCTCACCGACAACCGCAATCGCACGGCCCCTGAAATTCGCAAGCTGTTCGAGATTAACGGCGGCAAACTCGGCTCCACCGGTTGCGCCGCGTGGATGTTCGACCGCAAGGGGATCGTGCGCGTCCCCGCCGACAAGACCGACGAGGAGTCGCTCTTGGAACTGGGCATGGAAGCGGGCGCCGACGACGTCGTCCGCGAGGGGGATCTCTTCGAGATCATCTCGTCCGTCGACGTCTTCAACGCCGTGGGCGACGCCGTCGAGGCGGCCGGCCTGCCGATCGAGTCGCGCGAAATCGCCTGGTTGCCGAAGGACACCGTCACGGTCGCGGGGGACGATGTGCGCAAGATCCTCAAGCTGATGGAAGCGCTCGACGACCACGACGACGTCCAATCCGCCTCGGCGAACTTCGACATCCCCGACGAAGAGATGGCGGCGCTGGGGGGGTAG
- the rbfA gene encoding 30S ribosome-binding factor RbfA encodes MSSRRTLKAAEAIREVVSMAILTDLRDPRIAGVTVTSVEVSGDMRQAKVNVSVMGSEQAQQLCLHGLNSAAGYLQQKVAARIDTRYTPKLLFVLDMGVKRSIEIARLLGDVLPSDDPLVAAEDDDVDTDAEDDDADEETPPDDSWTDADYFDDDDEEGEDSILRD; translated from the coding sequence ATGTCCTCCCGCCGCACTCTCAAAGCCGCCGAGGCGATTCGCGAGGTGGTCAGCATGGCCATCTTGACCGATTTACGCGATCCGCGGATCGCGGGGGTCACGGTGACGTCGGTCGAGGTTTCAGGGGACATGCGCCAAGCCAAGGTCAACGTGTCGGTCATGGGGAGCGAGCAAGCTCAGCAGTTGTGCCTGCACGGCCTCAACAGCGCCGCGGGTTACCTGCAGCAGAAAGTGGCGGCGCGGATCGACACTCGCTACACCCCCAAGCTGCTGTTTGTGCTCGATATGGGGGTCAAACGGTCGATCGAAATCGCTCGCCTGCTGGGGGACGTGCTGCCAAGCGACGACCCGCTCGTCGCGGCCGAGGACGACGATGTTGATACCGACGCCGAGGACGACGACGCCGACGAGGAGACGCCTCCCGACGACAGTTGGACCGACGCCGACTATTTCGACGACGATGACGAGGAAGGCGAGGACTCGATCCTCCGAGACTAG
- the infB gene encoding translation initiation factor IF-2, with the protein MAVRIYSLAKDLNVDSKELVDICTQIGIRGKGSALASLSDDEVAKLKDHFSKPSGGSAPRNEPGAPLAPERPRERARVGKMPVLSAPKPATPPRAEPSEEPEEPAPAAEAESPEVAETPAEADDGPRSPGPLAGVMRRDDYIGPGGAMGRPPVLSEPKPTSRPAKPSGSGPRARPAIKLAPLPSVEPPTPAARSNEPPAQKPDMKLPADALRASKAGSKPLAAHLRRHEDALDKAKQEREAEAKDASRGKKGKGTVKAKEDGTPMLGGREQRQLNRRRTGGRSGEDESGSSRPSRRLSRTRRSGVSTAAPRKDRVTLELPCTVRDLSEAAGVPAAQILRLLMQEGVMTTITAQIDPELTEFIVAELGANVDFVEAKSLEDEMLDAIREQVDADSDLLPRPPVITFLGHVDHGKTSLLDRIIGINVVSGESGGITQHIRAYQIDKGGRKISFVDTPGHEAFTEMRARGANVTDIAVLVVAADDGIMPQTEEAISHARAAEVPIVVALNKCDLPGADFDRIYQQLAAADLLPSEWGGETEVVKTSALKGDGIDDLLETLLTVAELHEYEANPNRAAIGTCLEAQLDADRGVMAKCIVGNGTLRVGDVVVCGDSYGRVKALYDTLDGRTRHESAGPSMPVTISGFDVAPIAGEHFYVIDDIAQARQIAEDRAHALRSRALGSGPEHVTLENLFERLEGAAEVQTLNVILRADVRGSIEAIQKELSKLEHPEVKIRILQATVGGISEADVTLADASDAIIIGFNVVPDEKARSLADKRGVQIRRYEIIYKITEDLKAALEGMLRPEQREVDLGRALVQQLFKISRVGTVAGCRVLAGTVERNARARVIRDNTVVGDYPIDTLRREKDDTKEVREGLECGIKLSGFNDLKEADILEVYRMEEVGRKFDD; encoded by the coding sequence TTGGCGGTTCGAATTTATTCCCTCGCGAAGGATCTGAACGTCGACAGCAAAGAGCTGGTCGATATCTGCACGCAGATTGGCATCCGCGGCAAGGGCTCGGCATTGGCCAGCCTGAGCGACGACGAGGTGGCCAAGCTCAAGGATCACTTCAGCAAGCCGAGCGGCGGTTCCGCTCCGCGAAACGAACCTGGGGCCCCGCTGGCTCCCGAACGGCCGCGCGAGCGAGCCCGGGTCGGGAAGATGCCGGTGCTGAGCGCTCCTAAGCCGGCGACTCCGCCGCGCGCCGAGCCGTCGGAAGAGCCGGAGGAACCGGCGCCCGCCGCCGAGGCGGAATCCCCGGAGGTCGCGGAGACCCCTGCCGAGGCCGACGACGGTCCGCGATCGCCTGGTCCGCTGGCCGGCGTCATGCGCCGCGACGACTACATCGGCCCAGGCGGCGCCATGGGCAGGCCCCCCGTGTTGTCGGAACCGAAGCCGACGAGCCGACCGGCCAAGCCCTCGGGGAGCGGGCCGCGGGCTCGTCCCGCGATCAAGCTCGCGCCGCTTCCGAGCGTCGAGCCGCCGACCCCTGCCGCCCGCAGCAACGAGCCGCCGGCGCAGAAACCGGACATGAAGCTCCCGGCCGACGCCCTGCGGGCGAGCAAGGCGGGTTCAAAGCCGTTGGCCGCCCACCTGCGGCGTCACGAGGATGCCCTCGACAAGGCGAAGCAGGAACGCGAGGCCGAGGCTAAGGACGCGTCCCGCGGCAAGAAGGGCAAGGGAACGGTCAAAGCCAAAGAAGACGGAACCCCCATGCTCGGCGGGCGCGAACAGCGCCAGCTTAATCGGCGTCGCACGGGAGGCCGCAGCGGCGAGGATGAATCCGGTTCGTCCCGGCCGTCGCGTCGGCTGAGCCGCACCCGCCGCAGCGGCGTCAGCACCGCAGCCCCGCGCAAGGACCGCGTCACGCTGGAGCTTCCCTGTACGGTGCGCGACCTCTCCGAGGCCGCCGGCGTCCCCGCGGCCCAAATTCTGCGTCTCCTGATGCAGGAAGGGGTCATGACGACGATCACCGCTCAGATCGACCCCGAGTTGACCGAGTTCATCGTCGCCGAGTTGGGCGCCAACGTGGACTTCGTCGAGGCGAAGTCGCTTGAAGACGAGATGCTCGATGCGATCCGCGAGCAGGTCGACGCGGATTCCGATTTGCTGCCGCGGCCGCCGGTCATCACGTTCCTCGGCCATGTCGACCACGGCAAGACTTCGCTGTTGGACCGGATCATCGGCATCAATGTGGTCAGCGGCGAGAGCGGCGGCATCACGCAGCACATCCGCGCCTATCAGATCGACAAGGGCGGTCGGAAGATCTCCTTCGTCGACACCCCGGGCCACGAAGCGTTCACCGAAATGCGGGCGCGCGGCGCCAACGTCACCGACATCGCGGTGCTGGTCGTCGCCGCCGACGACGGCATCATGCCCCAGACCGAGGAAGCGATCAGCCACGCCCGCGCGGCCGAGGTGCCGATCGTCGTTGCGCTCAACAAATGCGACCTGCCGGGAGCCGATTTCGACCGCATCTACCAGCAGCTCGCCGCCGCCGATTTGCTCCCCAGCGAGTGGGGGGGCGAGACGGAAGTCGTGAAGACCAGCGCCCTGAAGGGGGACGGGATCGACGACCTGCTCGAGACGCTGCTCACCGTCGCGGAACTGCACGAGTACGAAGCGAACCCGAATCGGGCGGCCATCGGCACCTGCTTGGAAGCCCAGTTGGACGCCGATCGCGGCGTCATGGCCAAGTGCATCGTCGGCAACGGCACGCTGCGGGTGGGCGACGTGGTCGTCTGCGGCGACTCCTACGGTCGCGTCAAGGCGCTCTACGACACGCTCGACGGACGGACGCGTCACGAGTCGGCCGGGCCGAGCATGCCGGTGACGATTTCCGGGTTCGACGTGGCGCCAATCGCCGGCGAGCACTTCTACGTGATCGACGACATCGCCCAGGCCCGCCAGATTGCCGAAGATCGGGCTCACGCGCTCCGCAGCCGCGCCCTTGGCTCCGGCCCTGAGCACGTCACGCTCGAAAACCTGTTCGAGCGACTCGAAGGCGCCGCCGAGGTGCAGACGCTCAATGTCATCCTGCGGGCCGACGTCCGCGGTTCGATCGAGGCGATTCAGAAGGAACTCAGCAAGCTCGAACACCCCGAGGTCAAGATCCGCATCCTGCAGGCCACGGTCGGCGGGATCAGCGAGGCGGACGTCACGCTCGCCGATGCGTCGGACGCGATCATCATCGGTTTCAACGTCGTGCCGGACGAGAAGGCCCGCTCGCTGGCCGACAAACGGGGCGTGCAGATTCGCCGGTACGAGATCATTTACAAGATCACCGAAGACTTGAAGGCGGCCCTCGAAGGAATGCTCAGGCCCGAGCAGCGCGAGGTCGACCTCGGCCGGGCCCTGGTGCAGCAGTTGTTCAAGATCAGTCGGGTCGGCACTGTGGCCGGGTGCCGCGTGCTGGCCGGCACGGTCGAGCGGAACGCTCGGGCTCGGGTCATCCGCGACAACACGGTCGTGGGAGACTATCCGATCGACACCCTGCGGCGCGAGAAGGACGACACCAAGGAAGTCCGCGAAGGCCTGGAGTGCGGCATCAAGCTCTCCGGTTTCAACGACCTGAAGGAGGCCGACATTCTCGAGGTCTACCGCATGGAAGAGGTTGGCCGCAAGTTCGACGATTGA
- the nusA gene encoding transcription termination factor NusA encodes MNAAEVLRIVDAIHRDKNIDKEIVFEGIEAALVSAAKKHYGEESDIQVIIDRASGQITASCDGEPLDSEETVGRIGAQTAKQVMIQKIREAERDALFDEYTELIGEMISGVVHRYDGGAATVTLSNVEAILPRSEQIPGETHHVNERVRCTVYEVRKSGSRVKVILSRAHPALVQRLFEQEIPEIADGVIEVRALAREPGYRSKVAVSSSDSRVDCVGACVGVRGNRIKNIVDELGGERIDIVRWDDNVENLIPNALQPAEVEQVILCRMMGRAIVLVREDQLSLAIGRRGQNVRLATKLSGWDIEIMTQDELAESIDRAVTGFSSLEGMTVELAERLVEEGFLSYDDLAVIEPDALMAMGGLTEEQVDLIVEQADSRAEEAEAAAAEARRAKREQDRLDAIEAEIAAQEAAARAARGEPEPDEQSEEAAQSDGESSPSEGGDEAADREGS; translated from the coding sequence ATGAATGCCGCCGAAGTGTTGCGGATCGTCGACGCGATCCACCGCGACAAGAACATTGACAAAGAGATTGTCTTCGAGGGGATCGAGGCTGCGCTCGTCTCGGCGGCGAAGAAGCATTACGGCGAAGAGTCCGACATCCAGGTGATTATCGACCGCGCCAGCGGTCAGATCACCGCCTCCTGCGACGGCGAGCCGCTCGACTCGGAAGAGACCGTCGGGCGCATTGGCGCCCAGACCGCCAAGCAGGTGATGATCCAAAAGATTCGCGAAGCGGAACGCGACGCCCTGTTCGACGAATACACCGAGTTGATCGGCGAGATGATCAGCGGGGTCGTTCATCGGTACGACGGCGGCGCCGCGACCGTCACGCTGAGCAACGTCGAGGCGATCCTCCCGCGCAGCGAGCAAATTCCCGGCGAGACGCACCACGTCAACGAACGGGTGCGGTGCACCGTGTACGAGGTCCGCAAGAGCGGCAGCCGGGTGAAGGTGATTCTCAGCCGGGCCCATCCCGCGCTCGTGCAACGGCTGTTCGAGCAAGAGATTCCCGAAATCGCCGACGGGGTGATCGAGGTCCGGGCCCTGGCTCGCGAGCCAGGGTATCGTTCCAAGGTCGCCGTCAGCAGCAGCGACTCGCGCGTCGATTGCGTAGGGGCGTGCGTCGGCGTGCGGGGCAATCGCATCAAGAATATCGTCGACGAACTCGGGGGGGAGCGGATTGACATCGTCCGCTGGGACGACAACGTCGAAAACCTCATTCCCAACGCCCTGCAGCCGGCCGAGGTCGAGCAGGTCATCCTCTGCCGCATGATGGGCCGAGCGATCGTCCTAGTGCGCGAGGATCAATTGTCGTTGGCGATCGGTCGTCGCGGGCAGAACGTTCGGCTGGCGACCAAGCTTTCGGGCTGGGACATTGAGATTATGACCCAGGACGAACTGGCCGAGTCGATCGATCGCGCGGTCACGGGCTTCAGTTCGCTCGAGGGGATGACTGTTGAACTTGCCGAACGACTGGTGGAAGAAGGCTTCCTCAGCTACGACGACTTGGCGGTGATCGAACCTGACGCTCTGATGGCGATGGGGGGGCTGACCGAGGAGCAGGTCGATCTGATCGTCGAGCAGGCGGACTCCCGGGCCGAAGAGGCCGAGGCTGCGGCCGCGGAGGCTCGCCGGGCGAAGCGGGAGCAGGATCGGCTGGATGCGATCGAGGCGGAAATCGCCGCCCAGGAGGCGGCCGCTCGGGCCGCCCGCGGCGAACCCGAGCCGGACGAACAATCGGAAGAAGCCGCTCAATCGGACGGGGAATCCTCCCCGAGCGAGGGTGGGGACGAAGCGGCCGACAGGGAAGGGTCGTAA
- a CDS encoding beta-ketoacyl-[acyl-carrier-protein] synthase family protein — MSAGRRVVITGLGVVSPLGNSAEALATALAAGTSGVAPLTTIPPLEGLVTYGGEAREFTGDIDNFGELDKDMKKSIRKALKMMCRESMMAVAAAQQALARSALVERVPERVGVVFGSDYMLSPPDDLLAGMIKCGVAAGGLVYEQWGTEGLREMNPLWMLNYLPNMPASHIAIFNDLRGPNNSLTMREASGVLAIREAAQTIERGHADAMLAGATGTRIHSFKTIHATQTEELADPALDAATACRPFDRRRTGMVCGEGAGAVMLEEREAALARGATIYGEILGTGSAAVADANLVARKADAFAAAGRQALADAGIDGAALGHVNAHALGDRAGDEAEATAIGRLLGTAAATAPVAAAKSYFGNLGAGSGVVELIASLLSWPAGSLFGTLNFTEADPACPVRASRHGDPCGETFLKLSATPQGQAAALVVGRG, encoded by the coding sequence ATGTCCGCTGGTCGCCGCGTCGTCATCACCGGGCTGGGGGTCGTCTCGCCGCTGGGCAATTCCGCCGAAGCGCTGGCGACCGCGCTGGCAGCGGGGACGAGCGGCGTCGCCCCGCTGACGACAATCCCCCCGCTCGAAGGGCTTGTGACCTACGGAGGCGAGGCCCGCGAGTTCACCGGCGACATCGACAACTTCGGCGAACTCGACAAGGACATGAAGAAGTCGATCCGCAAGGCGCTCAAAATGATGTGCCGCGAATCGATGATGGCCGTCGCCGCGGCGCAGCAGGCGCTGGCGCGCTCGGCTCTGGTCGAGCGCGTCCCGGAGCGAGTCGGCGTCGTGTTCGGCAGCGACTACATGCTCAGCCCCCCCGACGACTTGCTCGCGGGGATGATCAAGTGCGGCGTCGCTGCCGGAGGGCTGGTCTACGAGCAGTGGGGGACCGAGGGCCTCAGGGAGATGAATCCCCTGTGGATGCTCAATTACCTGCCCAACATGCCCGCCAGCCACATTGCGATCTTCAACGACCTGCGCGGACCGAACAACTCGCTCACAATGCGGGAAGCGTCGGGGGTGTTGGCGATTCGCGAAGCGGCCCAGACGATCGAGCGCGGCCACGCCGATGCGATGCTGGCCGGCGCCACGGGGACGCGCATTCATTCGTTCAAGACGATCCATGCGACCCAGACCGAAGAACTGGCTGATCCCGCGTTGGACGCCGCCACGGCTTGCCGGCCGTTCGATCGCCGCCGCACCGGCATGGTCTGCGGCGAAGGCGCCGGCGCCGTGATGCTGGAAGAGCGCGAGGCCGCGCTCGCCCGCGGGGCGACGATCTACGGCGAGATCCTTGGCACCGGCAGCGCCGCGGTGGCCGACGCGAACTTGGTTGCGCGCAAGGCGGACGCCTTCGCCGCGGCAGGGCGGCAGGCGCTGGCCGACGCGGGGATCGACGGCGCTGCGCTGGGGCACGTGAACGCCCACGCCCTGGGCGATCGCGCAGGAGACGAGGCCGAGGCGACCGCGATCGGCCGGCTCCTGGGGACGGCTGCCGCGACCGCTCCGGTCGCCGCGGCCAAGAGCTATTTCGGCAACCTGGGCGCCGGCAGCGGAGTGGTCGAGCTCATCGCCAGCCTGCTGTCGTGGCCGGCCGGGTCGCTGTTCGGCACGCTCAATTTCACCGAGGCCGACCCGGCCTGCCCGGTGCGGGCGAGCCGCCATGGCGATCCGTGCGGCGAGACGTTTCTCAAACTCAGTGCAACGCCGCAGGGACAAGCCGCGGCGTTAGTCGTCGGCCGCGGCTGA
- the fabF gene encoding beta-ketoacyl-ACP synthase II: MKRRVVITGTGVVTPLGNNVADLWKRCLAGESGIGPLECFDTSDYKVHFGGEVRNWSTDGYVEAKDAKRIDRFTQFALVAAIDAVAQSGLDFSKEDPFRCGAIVGSGIGGLNEIEEQERRLILKGPDRVSAFTIPKLMLNAASGHISIRFGLRGPNYAVATACASATNAMGDAFKAIQYDDADVMVTGGAEAAVTPIGLSGFMNMKALSERNDDPQRASRPFDSDRDGFVLSEGAGILVFEELEHARARGANILAEVLGYGASADAGHITQPDAEGTGAARAMSGALRDARLDPTAIDYINAHGTSTPLGDKAETGAVKRVFNGHAYELNVSSTKSQLGHLLGASGGVELVLSVLAIRDQVCPPTINLQTPDPDCDLNYTPNEPQQRKISRVMSNSFGFGGHNASIIAGAIE; the protein is encoded by the coding sequence ATGAAGCGTCGCGTCGTCATTACTGGAACGGGCGTCGTCACCCCGCTGGGCAACAACGTCGCCGACCTGTGGAAGCGTTGTCTGGCGGGCGAGAGCGGCATCGGGCCGCTCGAATGCTTTGACACGTCCGACTACAAGGTGCACTTCGGCGGCGAGGTGCGCAATTGGTCGACCGACGGTTACGTCGAGGCCAAGGATGCGAAGCGCATCGACCGCTTCACGCAGTTCGCGCTGGTCGCCGCCATCGATGCGGTCGCTCAATCGGGGCTTGATTTCTCCAAGGAAGACCCCTTTCGCTGCGGGGCGATCGTCGGCTCGGGGATCGGCGGGCTCAACGAAATCGAAGAGCAGGAGCGGCGGCTGATCCTCAAGGGCCCCGACCGGGTCAGCGCCTTCACGATTCCCAAGCTCATGCTCAACGCGGCGAGCGGGCATATCTCGATCCGCTTCGGTTTGCGCGGTCCCAACTACGCCGTCGCCACCGCCTGCGCCAGCGCCACCAACGCCATGGGGGACGCCTTCAAAGCGATCCAGTACGACGACGCCGACGTGATGGTCACCGGCGGCGCCGAGGCCGCCGTGACGCCGATCGGTTTGTCGGGATTCATGAACATGAAGGCCCTCTCCGAACGCAACGACGATCCCCAACGGGCGAGCCGGCCGTTCGATTCCGACCGCGACGGATTTGTGCTGAGCGAGGGCGCCGGGATCCTGGTCTTCGAGGAGCTGGAGCACGCCCGCGCCCGCGGGGCGAACATCCTGGCCGAGGTGCTGGGCTACGGCGCCAGCGCCGACGCGGGGCACATCACCCAGCCTGACGCCGAGGGGACTGGCGCCGCCCGGGCCATGTCCGGGGCGCTCCGCGACGCCCGGCTCGACCCCACGGCGATTGACTACATCAACGCCCACGGCACGAGCACCCCGCTGGGGGACAAGGCCGAAACCGGGGCCGTGAAGCGAGTCTTCAACGGCCACGCCTACGAACTGAACGTGTCGAGCACGAAAAGCCAACTTGGCCACCTGCTGGGCGCCAGCGGCGGGGTCGAGCTTGTCCTGAGCGTGCTGGCGATCCGCGATCAGGTTTGCCCGCCGACGATCAATCTGCAAACCCCCGATCCCGACTGCGATCTCAATTACACCCCCAACGAGCCGCAACAGCGGAAGATCTCGCGGGTGATGAGCAACAGTTTCGGCTTCGGCGGGCACAACGCGTCGATCATCGCCGGAGCGATCGAGTAG
- a CDS encoding acyl carrier protein, whose protein sequence is MASVLERVTDIVSEQLGVDKDKITPDTSFVNDLGADSLDTVELVMELEEEFDINIPDDAAEKIQTVGQAVEFIEKNSGK, encoded by the coding sequence GTGGCCTCAGTCCTTGAGCGCGTGACCGACATCGTTTCTGAGCAGCTTGGCGTCGACAAAGACAAGATCACGCCTGACACCTCGTTCGTGAACGACCTGGGCGCCGACTCGCTCGACACTGTCGAGTTGGTCATGGAGCTCGAAGAGGAGTTCGACATCAACATTCCCGACGACGCGGCGGAGAAGATTCAGACCGTCGGTCAGGCCGTGGAATTCATTGAGAAGAACTCCGGCAAGTAG
- the fabG gene encoding 3-oxoacyl-[acyl-carrier-protein] reductase produces MSEAGERRIKADLSGQVALVTGASRGIGREIALALGASGAKVACVARNAAKLAEVVAQIKAAGGEAGAFECDVADSAAVEQVFEAVVAAHERVDIVVNNAGITRDGLIPRMTDEDWDQVIATNLRSVFLLTRAATQVMMRQKTGRIINISSVSGIMGNPGQANYSASKAGIIGFTQTVAREMASRKRKITVNAICPGFIATEMTDALGPALDEQVKLRIPAQRLGQASEIADAVLYLASDSASYMTGQVLVVDGGLTA; encoded by the coding sequence ATGAGCGAAGCAGGCGAACGGCGGATCAAGGCGGACCTCTCCGGACAGGTGGCGCTGGTCACGGGCGCGTCGCGGGGCATTGGGCGGGAGATCGCGCTTGCCCTTGGCGCCAGCGGCGCCAAAGTGGCTTGCGTCGCCCGCAATGCGGCGAAGCTTGCCGAGGTCGTCGCCCAGATCAAGGCTGCCGGCGGCGAAGCGGGCGCCTTCGAGTGCGATGTCGCCGACAGCGCGGCCGTCGAACAGGTCTTTGAAGCGGTCGTCGCCGCTCACGAGCGGGTCGACATCGTCGTCAACAACGCGGGGATCACCCGCGACGGGCTCATCCCGCGGATGACGGACGAGGACTGGGACCAAGTGATCGCCACGAATCTGCGGTCGGTGTTCCTGCTGACCCGGGCCGCCACGCAGGTGATGATGCGGCAGAAAACCGGGCGGATCATCAACATTTCGAGCGTCTCGGGAATCATGGGCAATCCTGGGCAGGCGAACTACTCCGCCTCGAAAGCCGGAATCATCGGATTCACGCAAACCGTGGCCCGGGAGATGGCCAGCCGAAAGCGCAAGATCACCGTCAACGCGATCTGCCCCGGGTTCATCGCCACGGAAATGACCGACGCTCTCGGCCCGGCCCTCGACGAGCAGGTGAAGCTGCGGATCCCCGCCCAGCGGCTCGGCCAAGCGAGCGAGATTGCCGACGCGGTTCTCTACCTGGCGAGCGACTCGGCCAGCTACATGACCGGTCAAGTCCTCGTCGTCGACGGGGGCTTGACCGCCTGA